The DNA region gttatcaagccgtcaaagttcgtttgtccctttttatcacaccaatacgtcggaaagggacaaacgaactttatcggcttgataactttagtgtatgtttatgaataagggggtgtaTCTTTAGGCATTGAAAtacataaatgtaaacaaaatctaccctcaaaaggctGTTGAAAATCAGTCACAATATCATTTTGTTATTCTTTGCGATGTTTAAAAGTATTACGCTCTCGAGTAGGTGTATGTCTTACTCGTGGTAGACGCTCTAAACTTCAACAATATAACTATAACTAGTGCTTACTGCTTACACTTTGGTTACCGTTTCAATCTTTGGTGTAACATTTAGGTACTACATGGCTAAGAAATTGCATTTGGTACATTTTTATACCTAATTCGAGGAACAAAAAACATTGATCTTGAGGAACAATCGCTTACCACAGAAACTCAGTGCCATAGTGGATCAAAAAtactctaaaataaaaaaaatactgctcACTTGCTTACTTAAAATATCACCGGCTGCCTATCTGTTGCTCTTCAATCATGGCACTTTTACCAAAATTAGAAAAACTGGAAAAGTTATAGTTAGCGTATTAGTACACTATTTCTTTTAACTGCAAAAGAAAAGCTACTTTTTAGCTCATTCAATTGTTATTGAATTCGTACGGAGGCAACACTTATCAAAACACCGTTTTCAACTAAATCTAAACATTCAATTTTCTACCTCAATATTACTCGCCAAGCTTTCATTACTGTTCTCATTTTCGACATGTGGTTTTTTGTCCTTTTCCTCCCTAGAATGCTCTCCTCTTTCCTCCCTTTCTCTCTCTTGCATTGGCATACCAAAAGCCGGATGTCCAGGGTAATACATATAAGAGAGGGGTAGGTTCGAGTAATTCACCCCTAAATGTGAACCGTAAAGTGATTGTAAAACCGCTTGGTTGTAAGATTCTTGGAGTAAAGCTTTGTACTCAGGGTTCTTAGTGAAGTCGACGCCATAAACTCCAGCAAAGTGTTTTAAAACGGGTGATCCGTCCAACAAAGACGGCGCGAATGGATTCATCTTCCCCATCATCGGGTTGTACTGCTTTAGATCTGGCAGACTCGGTTGCGCGTTGTTATTGACCAAGACTTTTACTGCCACTTTCCTCGCGTGGTTCGCTGCTGCTGCCGCCGCTGCCAACATACCGTTTTCCTGCATCTGTAACTGCTTTCTCTTTGTTTTATATCTTCTGTTCTGGAACCAGATTTTGACTTGGGTCTCCGTTAGTTTGAGACTGACGGCTAAATCTGCTCTTTCAGGACCTGACAAGTACCTTTGCTGGCTGAACCTTTTCTCTAACTCGTAGACTTGGGCGTGTGAGAAGGCGGCACGGGATCGTTTTTTCCTGGCGGCGTTCTGGGTGTATTCGAGGGGGTAGTTGGGGGTTAGGAGGGGGGATGTGGGGGGTGTTTTGCGCTCGTAGAGGAAGGGTTTGTAGGTGATGTCGGAGTTTGGGGACGACGCGCGGCGGGGAGAGCCTGTGTTGGAGGAACGGGAGTCGTAGTCATCTGGAACAAGAGAGATACAAGTTTAGATATAATAAGGAAAGTAGAACCTATAAACAAGGGAACGATAGTAGCAAATAAAGTGATTTGTTTATTACATACATGAATTACCTAGACGTACTATTAGACTGTCAATAGTTTTAAATATGGGTTTGTAATTTACACTTTCATATacgtgagtgtgtttagtaaaaagtcccactttgtcggttaccattatggCAAGacttacttgtatctttataggAATAAACTgccaaagcggctttatagcaatggACATAGTGGgatgttttcccgtgcacattCACATATTTATATAGAGGTGCCTTTGCGACAAAACGATTTCTATAAATAACatcctaaaataaaattaaatagatatttcgtcttaaaattttataagttaagcactgttaaaaaaaattgcttttGAAAATTCAATTAACTATTTCGGGTGAAATGAAGTAAACACATTAGGCACTTTTAAAATCAATATTGACATTAATATTAACTAATTCCTACTCCAAAACGAATTAAAGCTCATCGTCCTCGATTTCCACGACACAAAGAAATTGaagcctgggggccgatttttgagtctcactgtcactaaaataccggtggaaaacggtgaattgcctattattttcagtgacaattttctgaattcgaacgccgtgagactcaaaaatcggccccctgaccgGAAATTTATATGACTAGACTACGCGATAAGTTGCGAAATTtctttagaactattttcttcatactattatactgaactgtcaccccatataTCAGAATACCAGCGCCCTCTTGAcgatagtcatatatttctggtctggCTTCAAATAAAAATCGAACCACGACAAAAAAGACATAAATAGCACGAATGTCTAAATGAGCGATAAAAAGCGCCATCGATACCCAAGTAACATTCATTACGTAACGAATACTTTTCGAATTGCGAACAAAAGAACGTCGAATCGATAagattctaaattcaaattcgCCTATAATTATGCGGCCGTACCAACAATAGCCACGTAATGGAGCGTCCACACTAGCTGCTAGTGATGTGCCGAGGGAAAGTTCCCGGAAAAACTGATAATTCCTAAACAGTAATAATTTAATTGACACGTTTATTTCAACAATTTGCGATAGTGATTACTTAGtgtaattattttatggtgTCTAAGCATTTATTCGCATAGCTAATTAACGTGTATGCACAATTGCACAGGTAATTTAGAACCTTAACATTTTCCGATCCTTTTAATTAAAAATCCAATGTGAATCACTCCTAATGTCTCAATTTTAATCTTatcggacttgtgacctttttcaccgagtcaatttgagttataacctttttcactagacccacagatATATTATAATTCACAAAAATACTACATATCTACTGCCGTTATATTCACCCTCTTTAATTTCCTaaatatagtagtagtagtaaaacattttattgcacCAGAAAATAATGCAACACAATAAAAAAGCTTATCAACTTATAGcttacaaaggcgaacttatccctttaacctttcgtatgcgtctgtcaaaaaattgtcattaatatattagtcataataactacatgttaaagttgaaacaatatggagcagatctgctcctaagcatacgagaggttaagggatctcttccagttaacctttgagcaaatGAAGAAGAATATATTATGCTTTACAAAAGATACTGTACCTACTTTTTTAATCAGAATAGTTCGGGAACGTTCCCGAATATACCCGTTACCGTTAGATACCACCCCTCACTATAACTTTATAGGGACGTTCGCGATGTCTCCACTTAGCGTCACTTCGCGTGATTACACTCCCTCATTACCCAAGTGACGAAGTGACGCTTAAAAGCATTATGAACGCATTCAATTTAGTAATTGCTGGTCGCGTGGCGTGAGAATGAGAATGGAATGCTTTGAATAAAGAACAACTATTCTTTTAAAACTGGGGTTATGTTCGGGGGAAATATTGCGACATTGATATGAATTGGTTAATGCGTTggcaatattgtttttattggtCGAGTGATGAGAAGGGTTTTCGATTTAGCCCGATAGACATTTACGTAAGCGGTTTTCTAGTAATTTTCTGAATAAAATCGACAAATATTTTAAACTAGCTTCTTTCCCACGGccttgctcgcgttagaaagaaacaaaaagtagcctgtcactctcgatctcttcaactatctccacttaaaaaatcacgacaattcgtcgctccgttttgccgtgaaagacggacaaacaaacagacacacacactttcccatttataatattagtatggatgtaataaaatatagtgtcACCATTTAAGTCGAAGCTGAAATTAAAAGATCATTACCATCCACGAAAGACCAGACACCTAACAAAGGGCACGCAAAAATACGGTTAGCCGGTAATGATCGGTGACAATTTGCGTAATGTCTCCATTGAATCCATTGTCGTCTTATAGGCGTTTGGCGTGCTGGCCTGATTGATCCGATTGTGTGGAGCCGCCTTAATGAGTTTGGAGTTTGGCGGTTCCCGTGGcacttttcattttcattttttaagCTATCAATTTAATGATTTCGATTTTAGATTGGTATTTTATGTTCGTGTTTAATTGAAAGCATTctattaaatacctactaagTACATTGGTAACGTAGATGCATGTCGAGAATGTGTAAGGTTGCTAGCTGAATTGTTGATCGATGGTCTACTTTTTATGGTAGGTACATACTCTTCATATTATATTTCGACttctaccaggggcggctcactccgcgatcctatcgccgcgctacaagtatatcctggcggccgcgagttcgcggcctactcaggggtggcgcgcattctcacggaatgcacgttcgcactttctgttAAGtattacgtcgcgaggtttttttaagcgatgtccgcgggtggaatggctaataatacttagttaaatagtcatattgaataaaataaataccaaaagacattcttatacagatgtactactgattaagtcccacggaaatgttcaataaggcttgtgatgttggaaccttgaacaaaaa from Leguminivora glycinivorella isolate SPB_JAAS2020 chromosome 23, LegGlyc_1.1, whole genome shotgun sequence includes:
- the LOC125238387 gene encoding homeobox protein bagpipe-like produces the protein MESKLKNSMTLQDCEKITTPFSINDILTKEKSDFENGMDSFGAKFSKPGTYKEDFKKEGNKMYYDECHYRDYEDGALDMSRKHYPVTELSDDYDSRSSNTGSPRRASSPNSDITYKPFLYERKTPPTSPLLTPNYPLEYTQNAARKKRSRAAFSHAQVYELEKRFSQQRYLSGPERADLAVSLKLTETQVKIWFQNRRYKTKRKQLQMQENGMLAAAAAAANHARKVAVKVLVNNNAQPSLPDLKQYNPMMGKMNPFAPSLLDGSPVLKHFAGVYGVDFTKNPEYKALLQESYNQAVLQSLYGSHLGVNYSNLPLSYMYYPGHPAFGMPMQEREREERGEHSREEKDKKPHVENENSNESLASNIEVEN